A DNA window from Ornithobacterium rhinotracheale DSM 15997 contains the following coding sequences:
- the rpoN gene encoding RNA polymerase factor sigma-54: MLKQELQQKLQQKLSPQQIQLMKLVQLPTVAFEQRVKEEIEENPALDDQDTHENDDIFGDNSADVYEDNYEDSYDENQNSLDQVDINVDEYLSDDEYPSYKSYTNNYSSDDEERKVPYAQGASFYEHLKQQLHTFRLNEEQQNLADFLIGNLDEDGYLRREIKSIVDDLAFTQNIYTSPEELTNLLENYVQKLSPTGVGARNLQECLLLQLKQKEQTPSVELAEDLITNSFEAFAKRHYKKILKKHEISEEELKEAIDEVEHLNPKPGKAFGGNTKIVEHIVPDFTIRIVNGDLELTLNGRNAPQLHISREYSEMFDTYKKTENKSQEQKKAVLFVKQKLDAAKWFIEAIQQRQNTLMATMTAIMEYQRDYFLSGDETEIKPMILKDIAEIIGMDISTVSRVANSKYVNTPYGTFLIKDLFSESMTNDDGEEVSTREIKKILQDIVGSENKRKPLTDEKLAKHLKEKGYSIARRTVAKYREQLNIPVARLRKEI; this comes from the coding sequence ATGCTTAAACAAGAACTACAACAAAAATTACAACAAAAATTATCTCCACAGCAGATTCAGTTGATGAAGTTGGTGCAGCTGCCCACCGTGGCATTTGAGCAACGAGTGAAGGAGGAAATCGAGGAAAATCCAGCTTTGGACGACCAAGATACGCATGAGAATGATGACATCTTTGGAGATAATTCTGCTGATGTGTATGAGGATAATTACGAAGATTCTTATGATGAGAATCAAAATTCGCTAGATCAAGTAGACATCAATGTCGATGAATATTTGAGCGATGATGAGTATCCTTCTTACAAATCATACACCAATAATTATAGTAGCGACGACGAGGAGCGCAAGGTGCCGTATGCGCAGGGAGCAAGTTTTTATGAGCATTTAAAACAGCAATTACACACCTTTAGGCTTAACGAAGAGCAGCAAAATTTAGCCGATTTCCTTATCGGGAATTTAGACGAAGATGGCTATTTGCGTCGTGAAATCAAATCGATTGTAGATGATTTAGCCTTTACGCAAAACATTTATACTTCGCCCGAAGAGCTGACCAATTTGCTTGAGAATTATGTGCAAAAATTAAGTCCTACGGGAGTGGGGGCTCGTAATTTGCAAGAATGTCTTTTGCTTCAATTAAAACAAAAGGAGCAAACACCAAGCGTAGAGCTGGCAGAGGATTTAATCACCAATTCGTTTGAGGCTTTTGCAAAAAGACATTATAAGAAAATCTTGAAAAAACACGAGATTTCGGAAGAAGAACTAAAAGAAGCCATTGATGAGGTAGAGCATTTAAACCCAAAACCAGGGAAAGCCTTTGGGGGCAATACCAAAATAGTGGAGCACATCGTGCCAGATTTCACCATAAGAATTGTAAATGGCGATTTGGAATTGACGCTGAACGGGAGAAATGCACCACAATTGCATATTTCGCGCGAATATTCTGAAATGTTTGACACTTACAAAAAGACCGAAAATAAATCGCAAGAACAGAAAAAAGCGGTGCTTTTTGTAAAACAAAAGTTAGATGCAGCAAAATGGTTTATCGAGGCGATTCAGCAAAGACAAAACACGCTTATGGCTACGATGACCGCCATTATGGAATATCAGCGAGATTATTTCTTGTCTGGCGATGAAACAGAGATTAAACCAATGATTTTAAAGGATATTGCAGAAATCATCGGGATGGACATTTCCACTGTTTCTCGTGTGGCAAATAGCAAATATGTAAACACGCCTTACGGTACATTTTTGATCAAAGATTTGTTCTCAGAATCAATGACTAATGATGATGGAGAGGAAGTTTCGACTCGAGAAATCAAGAAAATTTTGCAAGATATAGTAGGTAGCGAAAACAAGCGCAAGCCACTCACCGATGAAAAATTGGCAAAACATCTTAAAGAAAAAGGTTACAGTATTGCTCGCCGCACGGTGGCAAAATACCGAGAGCAGCTCAACATTCCTGTGGCGAGATTAAGAAAAGAAATTTAA